The following proteins are encoded in a genomic region of Glycine soja cultivar W05 chromosome 17, ASM419377v2, whole genome shotgun sequence:
- the LOC114393896 gene encoding WEB family protein At1g12150-like has product MNGHKKLNSPRGEVGEIDTRAPFQSVKAAVSLFGEVAITRDRFSVKRRSSENVFEKETQLILAQKELNKIKKQVDNAEAIKAKALSELENAKEILQSLTSKLANVRECKQSAMQAAELVRNQSKRFEKTLSLKAVGYEAWRKELEHARKAYTTTITELDSSKQELTKIRQDFDAVLEAKLAALQAAGEAQHSAKLNSERISELSNEIATMKASIEQVRLVSEQSQEESEAQLVGYYKTAKEEAQKNLESLKNEYDTELMQSLDAKLAQTSAEIEFLQEQIKKLHASKMDSVRLLTSELKEATKTLEEVAEEKNSLKKLVFSLRTELKQVKKEQDEVKEKGHIAEALAANLTGKLQGSMRDARPKPGTVDDLEANMFYVQSAKIRKLQLETEGAIREAEETRRKVQELKQEVEKSRAVAEEAEEKLELVLVEVKEAKAAEQRAVKEMKILSEVGRVPYSKFNGKIKMSNEEFEALRAKAKECEDLVEKKEAIVMAELQEIYARKNEVDRKVETNLKAIEETKAAEETALWSAEMADSAKVAIESELRRWHQQQQKVIPGAASQKLEHSAAPILTI; this is encoded by the exons ATGAATGGCCACAAAAAGTTGAATTCTCCAAGGGGAGAGGTTGGAGAGATAGACACTAGGGCACCATTCCAATCTGTCAAAGCTGCTGTTAGTTTATTTGGCGAAGTAGCCATCACTAGAGACAGATTTTCTGTCAAGAGAAGATCATCAGAG AATGTATTTGAAAAGGAGACGCAGCTTATCTTGGCCCAAAAGGAATTAAACAAGATAAAGAAACAGGTGGATAATGCTGAGGCCATCAAAGCCAAAGCACTTTCTGAGCTTGAGAATGCCAAGGAGATCCTTCAGAGTTTGACAAGCAAGCTGGCCAACGTGAGAGAATGCAAACAATCTGCAATGCAAGCAGCTGAATTGGTGAGGAACCAGAGCAAGCGATTTGAAAAGACACTATCGCTAAAAGCCGTGGGATATGAAGCTTGGAGAAAAGAACTAGAACATGCAAGAAAAGCGTACACTACGACTATAACTGAACTAGATTCTTCCAAGCAAGAACTCACCAAAATAAGGCAGGATTTTGATGCAGTTTTGGAGGCAAAGCTGGCAGCACTCCAAGCAGCAGGAGAGGCTCAGCATTCAGCAAAATTAAACTCGGAAAGAATCAGTGAACTCTCAAATGAAATTGCAACCATGAAAGCATCAATTGAACAAGTGAGACTTGTCTCTGAACAAtcccaagaagaaagtgaagcCCAACTTGTTGGTTATTACAAAACTGCCAAGGAAGAAGCACAGAAAAACTTGGAGTCCTTAAAGAATGAATACGACACTGAACTAATGCAAAGTCTAGATGCCAAACTTGCTCAAACAAGTGCTGAGATTGAGTTTCTTCAAGAGCAGATTAAGAAGCTGCATGCTTCTAAGATGGATTCTGTGAGGCTTCTAACTTCAGAGCTTAAAGAAGCCACAAAGACACTTGAGGAGGTTGCTGaagaaaagaactcccttaagaAACTGGTGTTTTCTCTTAGGACAGAATTAAAGCAAGTTAAGAAGGAGCAAGATGAAGTGAAGGAGAAGGGACATATAGCAGAAGCTCTTGCTGCTAACCTCACTGGTAAACTACAAGGGAGCATGAGAGATGCAAGGCCTAAGCCAGGCACTGTTGATGACTTAGAAGCAAATATGTTCTATGTGCAGAGTGCGAAGATTCGGAAGCTACAATTGGAAACTGAAGGTGCAATAAGAGAAGCAGAAGAGACGAGGAGAAAAGTTCAAGAGCTGAAGCAAGAAGTTGAAAAATCAAGGGCTGTGGCTgaagaagcagaggaaaaacttgagctCGTTCTGGTGGAGGTTAAAGAGGCAAAAGCAGCAGAACAAAGAGCCGTTAAAGAGATGAAGATTTTGTCTGAAGTGGGTAGAGTCCCGTACTCAAAATTCAATGGCAAGATCAAGATGTCAAATGAAGAGTTTGAGGCACTGAGAGCAAAGGCCAAGGAGTGTGAGGATTTGGTTGAAAAGAAAGAGGCAATTGTGATGGCAGAGCTGCAGGAAATCTATGCAAGAAAGAATGAAGTGGACAGAAAGGTGGAAACTAATCTGAAGGCAATTGAGGAAACAAAGGCTGCAGAGGAGACGGCTTTGTGGAGTGCAGAGATGGCAGATTCTGCAAAAGTGGCAATTGAAAGTGAACTGAGGAGGtggcatcaacaacaacaaaaggtgATACCAGGTGCTGCTTCTCAGAAATTGGAGCATTCTGCAGCACCAATCTTGACCATCTAG
- the LOC114392730 gene encoding probable acetyl-CoA acetyltransferase, cytosolic 2 isoform X2, with protein MSTCVKSRDVCIVGVARTPIGGLLGTLSSLSATELGSIAIKTALKRANVDPSLVQEVFFGNVLSANLGQAPARQAALGAGIPTSVICTTINKVCASGMKATMLAALTIQFGLNDVVVAGGMESMSNAPKYIAEARKGSRYGHDTIIDGMVKDGLWDVYNNFGMGVCAELCADQHVITRDEQDSYAIRSFERGISAQNAGHFAWEIVPVEVSTGRGRASKIVDKDEGLGKFDAAKLRKLRPSFKEVGGSVTAGNASSISDGAAALVLVSEEKARELGLHVIAKIKGYGDAAKAPELFTTAPSLAIPKAISNAGLDASQIDYYEINEAFSVVALANQKLLGLDPEKVNAHGGAVSLGHPLGCSGARILVTLLGVLRQKRGKYGVAAICNGGGGASALVLELMPVAVGRSLL; from the exons ATGTCTACTTGTGTAAAATCCCGAG ATGTTTGTATTGTTGGTGTTGCACGGACGCCAATAGGTGGTTTACTTGGCACCCTATCATCTCTTTCTGCCACAGAGTTAGGCTCAATTGCTATTAAGA CTGCTCTCAAGAGAGCAAATGTTGATCCATCACTCGTGCAAGAGGTGTTTTTTGGGAATGTTCTTAGTGCCAATTTAGGGCAGGCTCCTGCCAGACAGGCTGCATTAGGTGCAGGAATTCCTACATCTGTAATCTGCACTACTATTAACAAGGTCTGTGCATCAGGGATGAAAG CTACCATGCTTGCAGCACTCACCATACAATTCGGTCTCAATGATGTTGTTGTGGCTGGTGGTATGGAAAGCATGTCAAATGCACCTAAGTACATTGCGGAGGCCAG GAAAGGGTCTCGGTATGGACATGATACCATCATTGATGGTATGGTCAAAGATGGCCTTTGGGATGTCTATAATAACTTCGGCATGGGAGTATGTGCCGAACTATGTGCAGATCAGCATGTCATAACAAGAGATGAGCAG GACTCTTATGCCATTCGAAGCTTTGAGAGAGGAATATCTGCTCAAAATGCTGGTCATTTTGCTTGGGAGATAGTTCCG GTTGAAGTTTCCACTGGAAGAGGGAGGGCTTCCAAAATTGTTGATAAAGATGAAGGCCTGGGGAAG TTTGATGCTGCAAAGTTAAGGAAGCTTAGACCAAGCTTTAAAGAGGTCGGGGGTTCTGTGACTGCTGGCAATGCTTCTAGCATAAG TGATGGTGCTGCTGCATTAGTGCTAGTGAGCGAAGAGAAGGCACGTGAGCTTGGATTGCATGTAATTGCAAAGATAAAAGGATATGGGGATGCAGCTAAG GCGCCTGAATTATTTACAACTGCTCCTTCCCTTGCAATACCAAAAGCTATATCAAATGCTGGTCTTGATGCTTCTCAAATAGAttattatgaaataaatgaAGCTTTTTCG GTTGTAGCTCTTGCAAATCAGAAGCTTCTTGGTCTTGATCCT GAAAAAGTTAACGCGCACGGTGGAGCTGTGTCATTGGGGCATCCCTTGGGTTGCAGTGGAGCTCGCATCTTAGTTACATTATTAGGG GTATTGAGGCAGAAGAGAGGGAAGTATGGTGTTGCCGCCATCTGCAATGGGGGAGGAGGAGCATCTGCTCTTGTTCTTGAGCTCAT GCCGGTTGCTGTGGGACGTTCTTTATTATGA
- the LOC114392730 gene encoding probable acetyl-CoA acetyltransferase, cytosolic 2 isoform X1: protein MQKTGLDKIKRPSFLISDARSPSMSTCVKSRDVCIVGVARTPIGGLLGTLSSLSATELGSIAIKTALKRANVDPSLVQEVFFGNVLSANLGQAPARQAALGAGIPTSVICTTINKVCASGMKATMLAALTIQFGLNDVVVAGGMESMSNAPKYIAEARKGSRYGHDTIIDGMVKDGLWDVYNNFGMGVCAELCADQHVITRDEQDSYAIRSFERGISAQNAGHFAWEIVPVEVSTGRGRASKIVDKDEGLGKFDAAKLRKLRPSFKEVGGSVTAGNASSISDGAAALVLVSEEKARELGLHVIAKIKGYGDAAKAPELFTTAPSLAIPKAISNAGLDASQIDYYEINEAFSVVALANQKLLGLDPEKVNAHGGAVSLGHPLGCSGARILVTLLGVLRQKRGKYGVAAICNGGGGASALVLELMPVAVGRSLL, encoded by the exons ATGCAAAAGACAGGACTAGACAAG ATCAAAAGGCCTTCTTTCCTCATTTCGGACGCACGCTCCCCATCCATGTCTACTTGTGTAAAATCCCGAG ATGTTTGTATTGTTGGTGTTGCACGGACGCCAATAGGTGGTTTACTTGGCACCCTATCATCTCTTTCTGCCACAGAGTTAGGCTCAATTGCTATTAAGA CTGCTCTCAAGAGAGCAAATGTTGATCCATCACTCGTGCAAGAGGTGTTTTTTGGGAATGTTCTTAGTGCCAATTTAGGGCAGGCTCCTGCCAGACAGGCTGCATTAGGTGCAGGAATTCCTACATCTGTAATCTGCACTACTATTAACAAGGTCTGTGCATCAGGGATGAAAG CTACCATGCTTGCAGCACTCACCATACAATTCGGTCTCAATGATGTTGTTGTGGCTGGTGGTATGGAAAGCATGTCAAATGCACCTAAGTACATTGCGGAGGCCAG GAAAGGGTCTCGGTATGGACATGATACCATCATTGATGGTATGGTCAAAGATGGCCTTTGGGATGTCTATAATAACTTCGGCATGGGAGTATGTGCCGAACTATGTGCAGATCAGCATGTCATAACAAGAGATGAGCAG GACTCTTATGCCATTCGAAGCTTTGAGAGAGGAATATCTGCTCAAAATGCTGGTCATTTTGCTTGGGAGATAGTTCCG GTTGAAGTTTCCACTGGAAGAGGGAGGGCTTCCAAAATTGTTGATAAAGATGAAGGCCTGGGGAAG TTTGATGCTGCAAAGTTAAGGAAGCTTAGACCAAGCTTTAAAGAGGTCGGGGGTTCTGTGACTGCTGGCAATGCTTCTAGCATAAG TGATGGTGCTGCTGCATTAGTGCTAGTGAGCGAAGAGAAGGCACGTGAGCTTGGATTGCATGTAATTGCAAAGATAAAAGGATATGGGGATGCAGCTAAG GCGCCTGAATTATTTACAACTGCTCCTTCCCTTGCAATACCAAAAGCTATATCAAATGCTGGTCTTGATGCTTCTCAAATAGAttattatgaaataaatgaAGCTTTTTCG GTTGTAGCTCTTGCAAATCAGAAGCTTCTTGGTCTTGATCCT GAAAAAGTTAACGCGCACGGTGGAGCTGTGTCATTGGGGCATCCCTTGGGTTGCAGTGGAGCTCGCATCTTAGTTACATTATTAGGG GTATTGAGGCAGAAGAGAGGGAAGTATGGTGTTGCCGCCATCTGCAATGGGGGAGGAGGAGCATCTGCTCTTGTTCTTGAGCTCAT GCCGGTTGCTGTGGGACGTTCTTTATTATGA